A genomic region of Nymphaea colorata isolate Beijing-Zhang1983 chromosome 2, ASM883128v2, whole genome shotgun sequence contains the following coding sequences:
- the LOC116248154 gene encoding protein GRAVITROPIC IN THE LIGHT 1-like, which translates to METANGTKQPSNISDIVHKFAKVCRLRSIGVFADENANGNGNAFEDGSDTTTAGSKETDENVHQKVHPQPLDEGLSSSATARRHEALETLISKLFANISSLKSAYIQLQAAHTPYDADKIQAADKLVIAELKNLSELKHSYRESAALSSPLSFPKDSRLVAEIQEQQSLLKTYEVMVKKFQAQIQAKDSEILQLRREFDELNRKTAKLEKRLKRKGLLPVEAGAEVEEEASSTLFAVELNPSLFAEAAEAAARAAHDFSKPLINMMKEAGWDLDAAANAIEPGVVYAKRAHKKFAFESYVCRRMFGGFQEESFSVKSEGYSVSIDGFFHQFLAIKAMDALDVVSENPDCAFGKFCRNKYLEVVHSKMEMSFFGNLDQRNYIANGGHPRTPFYLAFLMLAKSVWLLHRLAFSFEPKVEIFQVKKGAEFSEVYMESVVKNVVPADDDRENGVGKVGFTVMPGFKIGASVIQCKVYLSGMKCAD; encoded by the coding sequence ATGGAGACGGCCAACGGGACGAAGCAGCCATCAAACATCTCCGATATTGTTCACAAATTCGCTAAGGTTTGCAGGCTTAGGTCCATAGGGGTCTTTGCCGATGAGAACGCCAACGGCAATGGTAACGCCTTCGAGGACGGCAGCGACACCACTACGGCCGGCTCCAAAGAAACGGACGAGAACGTCCATCAGAAGGTTCACCCGCAACCTCTGGACGAAGGCCTGTCGTCGTCTGCCACTGCTCGGAGACATGAAGCCCTGGAAACTCTCATCTCCAAGCTATTCGCCAACATCTCGTCGCTCAAATCTGCCTACATACAACTTCAGGCCGCTCACACCCCTTACGACGCCGATAAGATCCAGGCGGCCGATAAACTTGTGATCGCGGAGCTCAAGAATCTGTCCGAGCTGAAGCACTCTTACCGCGAGAGCGCCGCCCTCAGCAGCCCGCTTTCGTTTCCGAAGGATTCGCGGTTGGTCGCTGAGATCCAGGAGCAGCAGAGCCTGCTCAAGACCTACGAGGTCATGGTGAAGAAGTTTCAAGCTCAGATTCAGGCAAAAGATTCCGAGATACTCCAACTGAGGCGAGAGTTCGACGAGCTGAACCGAAAGACGGCGAAGCTCGAGAAGAGATTGAAGCGGAAGGGTTTGTTGCCAGTAGAGGCCGGAGCAGAGGTTGAAGAAGAAGCCAGCAGCACCCTCTTCGCCGTAGAGTTGAACCCAAGCCTCTTCGCAGAGGCAGCAGAAGCGGCCGCGAGGGCTGCCCACGACTTCTCGAAGCCTCTGATCAACATGATGAAGGAAGCTGGTTGGGACCTTGATGCTGCCGCAAATGCCATCGAGCCAGGGGTGGTCTATGCCAAGCGTGCCCACAAGAAGTTTGCTTTTGAGTCTTATGTTTGCAGGAGAATGTTTGGAGGGTTTCAGGAAGAGAGCTTCTCTGTGAAATCTGAGGGATACTCTGTCTCAATAGATGGATTTTTTCATCAGTTCCTCGCCATAAAGGCAATGGATGCTTTGGACGTGGTCAGCGAGAACCCGGACTGTGCATTCGGGAAGTTTTGCAGAAACAAGTATCTGGAAGTCGTGCACTCGAAGATGGAAATGTCTTTCTTTGGCAATTTAGATCAGAGGAATTATATAGCTAATGGGGGACACCCGAGAACTCCGTTTTACTTGGCTTTCTTGATGTTGGCAAAGTCAGTGTGGCTTCTGCATAGACTGGCTTTCTCTTTTGAGCCCAAGGTTGAGATATTTCAAGTGAAAAAGGGGGCTGAGTTCTCTGAGGTCTACATGGAGAGTGTGGTGAAAAATGTCGTCCCTGCGGATGATGATCGCGAGAATGGCGTTGGGAAAGTTGGGTTTACTGTGATGCCTGGTTTTAAGATTGGGGCAAGTGTGATCCAGTGTAAGGTCTATCTATCGGGAATGAAGTGTGCCGACTGA